The following proteins are co-located in the Gorilla gorilla gorilla isolate KB3781 chromosome 18, NHGRI_mGorGor1-v2.1_pri, whole genome shotgun sequence genome:
- the PDIA2 gene encoding protein disulfide-isomerase A2 isoform X8 has translation MSRQLLPVLLLLLLRASCPWGQEQGARSPSEEPPEEEIPKEDGILVLSRHTLGLALREHPALLVEFYAPWCGHCQALAPEYSKAAAVLAAESTVVTLAKVDGPAQRELAEEFGVTEYPTLKFFRNGNRTHPEEYTGPRDAEGIAEWLRRRVGPSAMRLEDEAAAQALIGGRDLVVIGFFQDLQDEDVATFLALAQDALDITFGLTDRPRLFEQFGLTKDTVVLFKKFDEGRADFPVDEELGLDVGDLSRFLVTHSMRLVTEFNSQTSAKIFAARILNHLLLFVNQTLAAHRELLAGFGEAAPRFRGQVLFVVVDVAADNEHVLQYFGLKAEAAPTLRLVNLETTKKYAPVDGGPVTAASITAFCHAVLNGQVKMPRGAPTARRWPLPGRHWLRSTKTTRTSSLLSWMPQPTSWRPSSCTASLPSSTSQQDQVGRSPCLSSGD, from the exons ATGAGCCGCCAGCTTCTGCCcgtactgctgctgctgctgctcaggGCTTCGTGCCCATGGGGTCAGGAACAGGGAGCCAGGAGCCCCTCGGAGGAGCCTCCAGAGGAGGAAATCCCCAAGGAAGATGGGATCTTGGTGCTGAgccgccacaccctgggcctggccctgcgGGAGCACCCTGCCCTGCTGGTGGAATTCT ATGCCCCGTGGTGTGGGCACTGCCAGGCCCTGGCCCCCGAGTACAGCAAGGCAGCTGCCGTGCTCGCGGCCGAGTCAACGGTGGTCACGCTGGCCAAGGTGGATGGGCCCGCGCAGCGCGAGCTGGCTGAGGAGTTTGGTGTGACGGAGTACCCTACGCTCAAGTTCTTCCGCAATGGGAACCGCACCCACCCGGAGGAGTACACAG GACCACGGGACGCTGAGGGCATTGCCGAGTGGCTGCGACGGCGGGTGGGGCCCAGTGCCATGCGGCTGGAGGACGAGGCGGCCGCCCAGGCGCTGATCGGTGGCCGGGACCTAGTGGTCATCGGCTTCTTCCAG GACCTGCAGGACGAGGACGTGGCCACCTTCTTGGCCCTGGCCCAGGACGCCCTGGACATCACCTTTGGCCTCACCGACCGGCCGCGGCTCTTTGAGCAGTTTGGCCTCACCAAGGACACTGTGGTTCTCTTCAAGAAG TTTGATGAGGGGCGGGCAGACTTCCCCGTGGACGAGGAGCTTGGCCTGGACGTGGGGGATCTGTCGCGCTTCCTGGTCACACACAGCATGCGCCTGGTCACGGAGTTCAACAGCCAG ACGTCTGCCAAGATCTTCGCGGCCAGGATCCTCAACCACCTGCTGCTGTTTGTCAACCAGACGCTGGCTGCGCACCGGGAGCTCCTAGCGGGCTTTGGGGAGGCAGCTCCCCGCTTCCGGGGGCAG GTGCTGTTCGTGGTGGTGGACGTGGCAGCCGACAATGAGCACGTGCTGCAGTACTTTGGCCTCAAGGCTGAGGCAGCCCCCACTCTGCGCTTGGTCAACCTTGAAACCACTAAAAAGTATGCGCCTGTGGATGGCGGCCCTGTCACTGCAGCGTCCATCACTGCTTTCTGCCATGCAGTCCTCAACGGCCAAGTCAAG ATGCCCCGTGGTGCACCCACTGCAAGGAGATGGCCCCTGCCTGGGAGGCATTGGCTGAGAAGTACCAAGACCACGAGGACATCATCATTGCTGAGCTGGATGCCACAGCCAACGAGCTGGAGGCCTTCGTCGTGCACGGCTTCCCTACCCTCAAGTACTTCCCAGCAGGACCAGGTCGGAAG ATCCCCCTGCCTCTCCTCAGGTGATTGA
- the PDIA2 gene encoding protein disulfide-isomerase A2 isoform X3 has translation MSRQLLPVLLLLLLRASCPWGQEQGARSPSEEPPEEEIPKEDGILVLSRHTLGLALREHPALLVEFYAPWCGHCQALAPEYSKAAAVLAAESTVVTLAKVDGPAQRELAEEFGVTEYPTLKFFRNGNRTHPEEYTGPRDAEGIAEWLRRRVGPSAMRLEDEAAAQALIGGRDLVVIGFFQDLQDEDVATFLALAQDALDITFGLTDRPRLFEQFGLTKDTVVLFKKFDEGRADFPVDEELGLDVGDLSRFLVTHSMRLVTEFNSQTSAKIFAARILNHLLLFVNQTLAAHRELLAGFGEAAPRFRGQVLFVVVDVAADNEHVLQYFGLKAEAAPTLRLVNLETTKKYAPVDGGPVTAASITAFCHAVLNGQVKPYLLSQEIPPGWDQRPVKTLVGKNFEQVAFDETKNVFVKFYAPWCTHCKEMAPAWEALAEKYQDHEDIIIAELDATANELEAFVVHGFPTLKYFPAGPGRKEPPANSTMESKEEL, from the exons ATGAGCCGCCAGCTTCTGCCcgtactgctgctgctgctgctcaggGCTTCGTGCCCATGGGGTCAGGAACAGGGAGCCAGGAGCCCCTCGGAGGAGCCTCCAGAGGAGGAAATCCCCAAGGAAGATGGGATCTTGGTGCTGAgccgccacaccctgggcctggccctgcgGGAGCACCCTGCCCTGCTGGTGGAATTCT ATGCCCCGTGGTGTGGGCACTGCCAGGCCCTGGCCCCCGAGTACAGCAAGGCAGCTGCCGTGCTCGCGGCCGAGTCAACGGTGGTCACGCTGGCCAAGGTGGATGGGCCCGCGCAGCGCGAGCTGGCTGAGGAGTTTGGTGTGACGGAGTACCCTACGCTCAAGTTCTTCCGCAATGGGAACCGCACCCACCCGGAGGAGTACACAG GACCACGGGACGCTGAGGGCATTGCCGAGTGGCTGCGACGGCGGGTGGGGCCCAGTGCCATGCGGCTGGAGGACGAGGCGGCCGCCCAGGCGCTGATCGGTGGCCGGGACCTAGTGGTCATCGGCTTCTTCCAG GACCTGCAGGACGAGGACGTGGCCACCTTCTTGGCCCTGGCCCAGGACGCCCTGGACATCACCTTTGGCCTCACCGACCGGCCGCGGCTCTTTGAGCAGTTTGGCCTCACCAAGGACACTGTGGTTCTCTTCAAGAAG TTTGATGAGGGGCGGGCAGACTTCCCCGTGGACGAGGAGCTTGGCCTGGACGTGGGGGATCTGTCGCGCTTCCTGGTCACACACAGCATGCGCCTGGTCACGGAGTTCAACAGCCAG ACGTCTGCCAAGATCTTCGCGGCCAGGATCCTCAACCACCTGCTGCTGTTTGTCAACCAGACGCTGGCTGCGCACCGGGAGCTCCTAGCGGGCTTTGGGGAGGCAGCTCCCCGCTTCCGGGGGCAG GTGCTGTTCGTGGTGGTGGACGTGGCAGCCGACAATGAGCACGTGCTGCAGTACTTTGGCCTCAAGGCTGAGGCAGCCCCCACTCTGCGCTTGGTCAACCTTGAAACCACTAAAAAGTATGCGCCTGTGGATGGCGGCCCTGTCACTGCAGCGTCCATCACTGCTTTCTGCCATGCAGTCCTCAACGGCCAAGTCAAG CCCTATCTCCTGAGCCAGGAGATACCCCCTGGTTGGGATCAGCGGCCAGTTAAGACCCTCGTGGGCAAGAATTTTGAGCAGGTGGCTTTTGACGAAACCAAGAATGTGTTTGTCAAGTTCT ATGCCCCGTGGTGCACCCACTGCAAGGAGATGGCCCCTGCCTGGGAGGCATTGGCTGAGAAGTACCAAGACCACGAGGACATCATCATTGCTGAGCTGGATGCCACAGCCAACGAGCTGGAGGCCTTCGTCGTGCACGGCTTCCCTACCCTCAAGTACTTCCCAGCAGGACCAGGTCGGAAG GAGCCACCGGCCAACTCCACTATGGAGTCCAAGGAGGAACTGTAG
- the PDIA2 gene encoding protein disulfide-isomerase A2 isoform X6, with protein sequence MSRQLLPVLLLLLLRASCPWGQEQGARSPSEEPPEEEIPKEDGILVLSRHTLGLALREHPALLVEFYAPWCGHCQALAPEYSKAAAVLAAESTVVTLAKVDGPAQRELAEEFGVTEYPTLKFFRNGNRTHPEEYTGPRDAEGIAEWLRRRVGPSAMRLEDEAAAQALIGGRDLVVIGFFQDLQDEDVATFLALAQDALDITFGLTDRPRLFEQFGLTKDTVVLFKKFDEGRADFPVDEELGLDVGDLSRFLVTHSMRLVTEFNSQTSAKIFAARILNHLLLFVNQTLAAHRELLAGFGEAAPRFRGQVLFVVVDVAADNEHVLQYFGLKAEAAPTLRLVNLETTKKYAPVDGGPVTAASITAFCHAVLNGQVKMPRGAPTARRWPLPGRHWLRSTKTTRTSSLLSWMPQPTSWRPSSCTASLPSSTSQQDQVGRSHRPTPLWSPRRNCSCPHVTTPITAGQEPPPWVPEGAVHCE encoded by the exons ATGAGCCGCCAGCTTCTGCCcgtactgctgctgctgctgctcaggGCTTCGTGCCCATGGGGTCAGGAACAGGGAGCCAGGAGCCCCTCGGAGGAGCCTCCAGAGGAGGAAATCCCCAAGGAAGATGGGATCTTGGTGCTGAgccgccacaccctgggcctggccctgcgGGAGCACCCTGCCCTGCTGGTGGAATTCT ATGCCCCGTGGTGTGGGCACTGCCAGGCCCTGGCCCCCGAGTACAGCAAGGCAGCTGCCGTGCTCGCGGCCGAGTCAACGGTGGTCACGCTGGCCAAGGTGGATGGGCCCGCGCAGCGCGAGCTGGCTGAGGAGTTTGGTGTGACGGAGTACCCTACGCTCAAGTTCTTCCGCAATGGGAACCGCACCCACCCGGAGGAGTACACAG GACCACGGGACGCTGAGGGCATTGCCGAGTGGCTGCGACGGCGGGTGGGGCCCAGTGCCATGCGGCTGGAGGACGAGGCGGCCGCCCAGGCGCTGATCGGTGGCCGGGACCTAGTGGTCATCGGCTTCTTCCAG GACCTGCAGGACGAGGACGTGGCCACCTTCTTGGCCCTGGCCCAGGACGCCCTGGACATCACCTTTGGCCTCACCGACCGGCCGCGGCTCTTTGAGCAGTTTGGCCTCACCAAGGACACTGTGGTTCTCTTCAAGAAG TTTGATGAGGGGCGGGCAGACTTCCCCGTGGACGAGGAGCTTGGCCTGGACGTGGGGGATCTGTCGCGCTTCCTGGTCACACACAGCATGCGCCTGGTCACGGAGTTCAACAGCCAG ACGTCTGCCAAGATCTTCGCGGCCAGGATCCTCAACCACCTGCTGCTGTTTGTCAACCAGACGCTGGCTGCGCACCGGGAGCTCCTAGCGGGCTTTGGGGAGGCAGCTCCCCGCTTCCGGGGGCAG GTGCTGTTCGTGGTGGTGGACGTGGCAGCCGACAATGAGCACGTGCTGCAGTACTTTGGCCTCAAGGCTGAGGCAGCCCCCACTCTGCGCTTGGTCAACCTTGAAACCACTAAAAAGTATGCGCCTGTGGATGGCGGCCCTGTCACTGCAGCGTCCATCACTGCTTTCTGCCATGCAGTCCTCAACGGCCAAGTCAAG ATGCCCCGTGGTGCACCCACTGCAAGGAGATGGCCCCTGCCTGGGAGGCATTGGCTGAGAAGTACCAAGACCACGAGGACATCATCATTGCTGAGCTGGATGCCACAGCCAACGAGCTGGAGGCCTTCGTCGTGCACGGCTTCCCTACCCTCAAGTACTTCCCAGCAGGACCAGGTCGGAAG GAGCCACCGGCCAACTCCACTATGGAGTCCAAGGAGGAACTGTAGCTGCCCCCATGTCACCACCCCCATCACTGCTGGACAGGAGCCACCCCCTTGGGTACCGGAGGGAGCTGTGCATTGTGAATAA
- the PDIA2 gene encoding protein disulfide-isomerase A2 isoform X4 — MSRQLLPVLLLLLLRASCPWGQEQGARSPSEEPPEEEIPKEDGILVLSRHTLGLALREHPALLVEFYAPWCGHCQALAPEYSKAAAVLAAESTVVTLAKVDGPAQRELAEEFGVTEYPTLKFFRNGNRTHPEEYTGPRDAEGIAEWLRRRVGPSAMRLEDEAAAQALIGGRDLVVIGFFQDLQDEDVATFLALAQDALDITFGLTDRPRLFEQFGLTKDTVVLFKKFDEGRADFPVDEELGLDVGDLSRFLVTHSMRLVTEFNSQTSAKIFAARILNHLLLFVNQTLAAHRELLAGFGEAAPRFRGQVLFVVVDVAADNEHVLQYFGLKAEAAPTLRLVNLETTKKYAPVDGGPVTAASITAFCHAVLNGQVKPYLLSQEIPPGWDQRPVKTLVGKNFEQVAFDETKNVFVKFYAPWCTHCKEMAPAWEALAEKYQDHEDIIIAELDATANELEAFVVHGFPTLKYFPAGPGRKIPLPLLQIPLPLLR, encoded by the exons ATGAGCCGCCAGCTTCTGCCcgtactgctgctgctgctgctcaggGCTTCGTGCCCATGGGGTCAGGAACAGGGAGCCAGGAGCCCCTCGGAGGAGCCTCCAGAGGAGGAAATCCCCAAGGAAGATGGGATCTTGGTGCTGAgccgccacaccctgggcctggccctgcgGGAGCACCCTGCCCTGCTGGTGGAATTCT ATGCCCCGTGGTGTGGGCACTGCCAGGCCCTGGCCCCCGAGTACAGCAAGGCAGCTGCCGTGCTCGCGGCCGAGTCAACGGTGGTCACGCTGGCCAAGGTGGATGGGCCCGCGCAGCGCGAGCTGGCTGAGGAGTTTGGTGTGACGGAGTACCCTACGCTCAAGTTCTTCCGCAATGGGAACCGCACCCACCCGGAGGAGTACACAG GACCACGGGACGCTGAGGGCATTGCCGAGTGGCTGCGACGGCGGGTGGGGCCCAGTGCCATGCGGCTGGAGGACGAGGCGGCCGCCCAGGCGCTGATCGGTGGCCGGGACCTAGTGGTCATCGGCTTCTTCCAG GACCTGCAGGACGAGGACGTGGCCACCTTCTTGGCCCTGGCCCAGGACGCCCTGGACATCACCTTTGGCCTCACCGACCGGCCGCGGCTCTTTGAGCAGTTTGGCCTCACCAAGGACACTGTGGTTCTCTTCAAGAAG TTTGATGAGGGGCGGGCAGACTTCCCCGTGGACGAGGAGCTTGGCCTGGACGTGGGGGATCTGTCGCGCTTCCTGGTCACACACAGCATGCGCCTGGTCACGGAGTTCAACAGCCAG ACGTCTGCCAAGATCTTCGCGGCCAGGATCCTCAACCACCTGCTGCTGTTTGTCAACCAGACGCTGGCTGCGCACCGGGAGCTCCTAGCGGGCTTTGGGGAGGCAGCTCCCCGCTTCCGGGGGCAG GTGCTGTTCGTGGTGGTGGACGTGGCAGCCGACAATGAGCACGTGCTGCAGTACTTTGGCCTCAAGGCTGAGGCAGCCCCCACTCTGCGCTTGGTCAACCTTGAAACCACTAAAAAGTATGCGCCTGTGGATGGCGGCCCTGTCACTGCAGCGTCCATCACTGCTTTCTGCCATGCAGTCCTCAACGGCCAAGTCAAG CCCTATCTCCTGAGCCAGGAGATACCCCCTGGTTGGGATCAGCGGCCAGTTAAGACCCTCGTGGGCAAGAATTTTGAGCAGGTGGCTTTTGACGAAACCAAGAATGTGTTTGTCAAGTTCT ATGCCCCGTGGTGCACCCACTGCAAGGAGATGGCCCCTGCCTGGGAGGCATTGGCTGAGAAGTACCAAGACCACGAGGACATCATCATTGCTGAGCTGGATGCCACAGCCAACGAGCTGGAGGCCTTCGTCGTGCACGGCTTCCCTACCCTCAAGTACTTCCCAGCAGGACCAGGTCGGAAG ATCCCCCTGCCTCTCCTCCAGATCCCCCTGCCTCTCCTCAGGTGA
- the PDIA2 gene encoding protein disulfide-isomerase A2 isoform X5, translating to MSRQLLPVLLLLLLRASCPWGQEQGARSPSEEPPEEEIPKEDGILVLSRHTLGLALREHPALLVEFYAPWCGHCQALAPEYSKAAAVLAAESTVVTLAKVDGPAQRELAEEFGVTEYPTLKFFRNGNRTHPEEYTGPRDAEGIAEWLRRRVGPSAMRLEDEAAAQALIGGRDLVVIGFFQDLQDEDVATFLALAQDALDITFGLTDRPRLFEQFGLTKDTVVLFKKFDEGRADFPVDEELGLDVGDLSRFLVTHSMRLVTEFNSQTSAKIFAARILNHLLLFVNQTLAAHRELLAGFGEAAPRFRGQVLFVVVDVAADNEHVLQYFGLKAEAAPTLRLVNLETTKKYAPVDGGPVTAASITAFCHAVLNGQVKPYLLSQEIPPGWDQRPVKTLVGKNFEQVAFDETKNVFVKFYAPWCTHCKEMAPAWEALAEKYQDHEDIIIAELDATANELEAFVVHGFPTLKYFPAGPGRKIPLPLLR from the exons ATGAGCCGCCAGCTTCTGCCcgtactgctgctgctgctgctcaggGCTTCGTGCCCATGGGGTCAGGAACAGGGAGCCAGGAGCCCCTCGGAGGAGCCTCCAGAGGAGGAAATCCCCAAGGAAGATGGGATCTTGGTGCTGAgccgccacaccctgggcctggccctgcgGGAGCACCCTGCCCTGCTGGTGGAATTCT ATGCCCCGTGGTGTGGGCACTGCCAGGCCCTGGCCCCCGAGTACAGCAAGGCAGCTGCCGTGCTCGCGGCCGAGTCAACGGTGGTCACGCTGGCCAAGGTGGATGGGCCCGCGCAGCGCGAGCTGGCTGAGGAGTTTGGTGTGACGGAGTACCCTACGCTCAAGTTCTTCCGCAATGGGAACCGCACCCACCCGGAGGAGTACACAG GACCACGGGACGCTGAGGGCATTGCCGAGTGGCTGCGACGGCGGGTGGGGCCCAGTGCCATGCGGCTGGAGGACGAGGCGGCCGCCCAGGCGCTGATCGGTGGCCGGGACCTAGTGGTCATCGGCTTCTTCCAG GACCTGCAGGACGAGGACGTGGCCACCTTCTTGGCCCTGGCCCAGGACGCCCTGGACATCACCTTTGGCCTCACCGACCGGCCGCGGCTCTTTGAGCAGTTTGGCCTCACCAAGGACACTGTGGTTCTCTTCAAGAAG TTTGATGAGGGGCGGGCAGACTTCCCCGTGGACGAGGAGCTTGGCCTGGACGTGGGGGATCTGTCGCGCTTCCTGGTCACACACAGCATGCGCCTGGTCACGGAGTTCAACAGCCAG ACGTCTGCCAAGATCTTCGCGGCCAGGATCCTCAACCACCTGCTGCTGTTTGTCAACCAGACGCTGGCTGCGCACCGGGAGCTCCTAGCGGGCTTTGGGGAGGCAGCTCCCCGCTTCCGGGGGCAG GTGCTGTTCGTGGTGGTGGACGTGGCAGCCGACAATGAGCACGTGCTGCAGTACTTTGGCCTCAAGGCTGAGGCAGCCCCCACTCTGCGCTTGGTCAACCTTGAAACCACTAAAAAGTATGCGCCTGTGGATGGCGGCCCTGTCACTGCAGCGTCCATCACTGCTTTCTGCCATGCAGTCCTCAACGGCCAAGTCAAG CCCTATCTCCTGAGCCAGGAGATACCCCCTGGTTGGGATCAGCGGCCAGTTAAGACCCTCGTGGGCAAGAATTTTGAGCAGGTGGCTTTTGACGAAACCAAGAATGTGTTTGTCAAGTTCT ATGCCCCGTGGTGCACCCACTGCAAGGAGATGGCCCCTGCCTGGGAGGCATTGGCTGAGAAGTACCAAGACCACGAGGACATCATCATTGCTGAGCTGGATGCCACAGCCAACGAGCTGGAGGCCTTCGTCGTGCACGGCTTCCCTACCCTCAAGTACTTCCCAGCAGGACCAGGTCGGAAG ATCCCCCTGCCTCTCCTCAGGTGA
- the PDIA2 gene encoding protein disulfide-isomerase A2 isoform X9: MSRQLLPVLLLLLLRASCPWGQEQGARSPSEEPPEEEIPKEDGILVLSRHTLGLALREHPALLVEFYAPWCGHCQALAPEYSKAAAVLAAESTVVTLAKVDGPAQRELAEEFGVTEYPTLKFFRNGNRTHPEEYTGPRDAEGIAEWLRRRVGPSAMRLEDEAAAQALIGGRDLVVIGFFQDLQDEDVATFLALAQDALDITFGLTDRPRLFEQFGLTKDTVVLFKKFDEGRADFPVDEELGLDVGDLSRFLVTHSMRLVTEFNSQTSAKIFAARILNHLLLFVNQTLAAHRELLAGFGEAAPRFRGQVLFVVVDVAADNEHVLQYFGLKAEAAPTLRLVNLETTKKYAPVDGGPVTAASITAFCHAVLNGQVKMPRGAPTARRWPLPGRHWLRSTKTTRTSSLLSWMPQPTSWRPSSCTASLPSSTSQQDQVGR, translated from the exons ATGAGCCGCCAGCTTCTGCCcgtactgctgctgctgctgctcaggGCTTCGTGCCCATGGGGTCAGGAACAGGGAGCCAGGAGCCCCTCGGAGGAGCCTCCAGAGGAGGAAATCCCCAAGGAAGATGGGATCTTGGTGCTGAgccgccacaccctgggcctggccctgcgGGAGCACCCTGCCCTGCTGGTGGAATTCT ATGCCCCGTGGTGTGGGCACTGCCAGGCCCTGGCCCCCGAGTACAGCAAGGCAGCTGCCGTGCTCGCGGCCGAGTCAACGGTGGTCACGCTGGCCAAGGTGGATGGGCCCGCGCAGCGCGAGCTGGCTGAGGAGTTTGGTGTGACGGAGTACCCTACGCTCAAGTTCTTCCGCAATGGGAACCGCACCCACCCGGAGGAGTACACAG GACCACGGGACGCTGAGGGCATTGCCGAGTGGCTGCGACGGCGGGTGGGGCCCAGTGCCATGCGGCTGGAGGACGAGGCGGCCGCCCAGGCGCTGATCGGTGGCCGGGACCTAGTGGTCATCGGCTTCTTCCAG GACCTGCAGGACGAGGACGTGGCCACCTTCTTGGCCCTGGCCCAGGACGCCCTGGACATCACCTTTGGCCTCACCGACCGGCCGCGGCTCTTTGAGCAGTTTGGCCTCACCAAGGACACTGTGGTTCTCTTCAAGAAG TTTGATGAGGGGCGGGCAGACTTCCCCGTGGACGAGGAGCTTGGCCTGGACGTGGGGGATCTGTCGCGCTTCCTGGTCACACACAGCATGCGCCTGGTCACGGAGTTCAACAGCCAG ACGTCTGCCAAGATCTTCGCGGCCAGGATCCTCAACCACCTGCTGCTGTTTGTCAACCAGACGCTGGCTGCGCACCGGGAGCTCCTAGCGGGCTTTGGGGAGGCAGCTCCCCGCTTCCGGGGGCAG GTGCTGTTCGTGGTGGTGGACGTGGCAGCCGACAATGAGCACGTGCTGCAGTACTTTGGCCTCAAGGCTGAGGCAGCCCCCACTCTGCGCTTGGTCAACCTTGAAACCACTAAAAAGTATGCGCCTGTGGATGGCGGCCCTGTCACTGCAGCGTCCATCACTGCTTTCTGCCATGCAGTCCTCAACGGCCAAGTCAAG ATGCCCCGTGGTGCACCCACTGCAAGGAGATGGCCCCTGCCTGGGAGGCATTGGCTGAGAAGTACCAAGACCACGAGGACATCATCATTGCTGAGCTGGATGCCACAGCCAACGAGCTGGAGGCCTTCGTCGTGCACGGCTTCCCTACCCTCAAGTACTTCCCAGCAGGACCAGGTCGGAAG GTGA
- the PDIA2 gene encoding protein disulfide-isomerase A2 isoform X7, producing MSRQLLPVLLLLLLRASCPWGQEQGARSPSEEPPEEEIPKEDGILVLSRHTLGLALREHPALLVEFYAPWCGHCQALAPEYSKAAAVLAAESTVVTLAKVDGPAQRELAEEFGVTEYPTLKFFRNGNRTHPEEYTGPRDAEGIAEWLRRRVGPSAMRLEDEAAAQALIGGRDLVVIGFFQDLQDEDVATFLALAQDALDITFGLTDRPRLFEQFGLTKDTVVLFKKFDEGRADFPVDEELGLDVGDLSRFLVTHSMRLVTEFNSQTSAKIFAARILNHLLLFVNQTLAAHRELLAGFGEAAPRFRGQVLFVVVDVAADNEHVLQYFGLKAEAAPTLRLVNLETTKKYAPVDGGPVTAASITAFCHAVLNGQVKMPRGAPTARRWPLPGRHWLRSTKTTRTSSLLSWMPQPTSWRPSSCTASLPSSTSQQDQVGRSPCLSSRSPCLSSGD from the exons ATGAGCCGCCAGCTTCTGCCcgtactgctgctgctgctgctcaggGCTTCGTGCCCATGGGGTCAGGAACAGGGAGCCAGGAGCCCCTCGGAGGAGCCTCCAGAGGAGGAAATCCCCAAGGAAGATGGGATCTTGGTGCTGAgccgccacaccctgggcctggccctgcgGGAGCACCCTGCCCTGCTGGTGGAATTCT ATGCCCCGTGGTGTGGGCACTGCCAGGCCCTGGCCCCCGAGTACAGCAAGGCAGCTGCCGTGCTCGCGGCCGAGTCAACGGTGGTCACGCTGGCCAAGGTGGATGGGCCCGCGCAGCGCGAGCTGGCTGAGGAGTTTGGTGTGACGGAGTACCCTACGCTCAAGTTCTTCCGCAATGGGAACCGCACCCACCCGGAGGAGTACACAG GACCACGGGACGCTGAGGGCATTGCCGAGTGGCTGCGACGGCGGGTGGGGCCCAGTGCCATGCGGCTGGAGGACGAGGCGGCCGCCCAGGCGCTGATCGGTGGCCGGGACCTAGTGGTCATCGGCTTCTTCCAG GACCTGCAGGACGAGGACGTGGCCACCTTCTTGGCCCTGGCCCAGGACGCCCTGGACATCACCTTTGGCCTCACCGACCGGCCGCGGCTCTTTGAGCAGTTTGGCCTCACCAAGGACACTGTGGTTCTCTTCAAGAAG TTTGATGAGGGGCGGGCAGACTTCCCCGTGGACGAGGAGCTTGGCCTGGACGTGGGGGATCTGTCGCGCTTCCTGGTCACACACAGCATGCGCCTGGTCACGGAGTTCAACAGCCAG ACGTCTGCCAAGATCTTCGCGGCCAGGATCCTCAACCACCTGCTGCTGTTTGTCAACCAGACGCTGGCTGCGCACCGGGAGCTCCTAGCGGGCTTTGGGGAGGCAGCTCCCCGCTTCCGGGGGCAG GTGCTGTTCGTGGTGGTGGACGTGGCAGCCGACAATGAGCACGTGCTGCAGTACTTTGGCCTCAAGGCTGAGGCAGCCCCCACTCTGCGCTTGGTCAACCTTGAAACCACTAAAAAGTATGCGCCTGTGGATGGCGGCCCTGTCACTGCAGCGTCCATCACTGCTTTCTGCCATGCAGTCCTCAACGGCCAAGTCAAG ATGCCCCGTGGTGCACCCACTGCAAGGAGATGGCCCCTGCCTGGGAGGCATTGGCTGAGAAGTACCAAGACCACGAGGACATCATCATTGCTGAGCTGGATGCCACAGCCAACGAGCTGGAGGCCTTCGTCGTGCACGGCTTCCCTACCCTCAAGTACTTCCCAGCAGGACCAGGTCGGAAG ATCCCCCTGCCTCTCCTCCAGATCCCCCTGCCTCTCCTCAGGTGATTGA